The following are from one region of the Salvelinus alpinus chromosome 16, SLU_Salpinus.1, whole genome shotgun sequence genome:
- the LOC139540922 gene encoding ran-binding protein 3-like isoform X2: MADLANEEKPAIAPPVFVFQEDKAQKRSAEGSSAEDGEDSDKDESSYCPPAKRERTSSLTQFPPAHSVSKNNVFMPSSFCQSPTGNNSDSEPEEKTVGFRLKPPTLIHGQAPRAGVPSQKPKEQQRSVLRPAVLQAPPPSKSLTLTGLNSGTNGVNRSSEGLPVTQNNTENCDGSTDNMAKSQVEGSSEKKVCLSAESGETNYFLQYRSTPGLQEAENNTDDGAKFVFGQNMSDRVLSPLKCEPSAESSRDPPATPPCEPPSLDSSPDKDTNVTESLEESAAAYTKATAKKCLLEKVEVRTGEESESNVLQVQCKLFVFDKASQSWVERGRGLLRLNDMASTEEGSLQSRLVMRTQGSLRLILNTKLWPQMQTDKASEKSVRITAMDTEDQGVKVFLISASSKDTGQLYAALHHRILALRSRSDQEPEPRVPIPDSHIPHPQSNEEDSDDDESLTPTANITEGPEVQASGSGSS, encoded by the exons AGAAGCCTGCCATAgccccacctgtgtttgtgttcCAGGAAGATAAAGCACAGAAG AGATCAGCAGAAGGGTCCAGTGCTGAGGATGGAGAAg ACTCTGATAAAGATGAGAGTAGTTACTGTCCCCCGGCCAAGAGAGAAAGAACATCATCACTAACACAGTTCCCACCCGCACATTCAG TTTCTAAGAACAATGTGTTCATGCCATCCAGTTTCTGTCAGTCCCCGACAGGAAATAATTCAGATTCAGAACCTG AGGAGAAGACGGTTGGATTCCGCTTGAAGCCTCCCACCCTGATCCATGGACAGGCTCCTCGTGCAG GTGTCCCGAGCCAGAAGCCCAAGGAGCAGCAGCGCAGCGTACTACGACCCGCAGTACTGCAGGCCCCTCCGCCTAGCAAATCACTAACCCTGACCG GTTTGAACAGTGGTACGAATGGAGTGAACAGATCGTCCGAGGGTCTGCCAGTAACCCAGAACAACACAGAGAACTGTGATGGCTCCACAGACAATATGGCCAAGTCACAG GTTGAGGGAAGCAGTGAAAAGAAAGTCTGTCTGTCAGCAGAATCAGGGGAAACCAATTATTTCCTACAGTACAGAAGCACTCCCGG CTTACAGGAGGCTGAGAACAACACCGACGACGGTGCTAAGTTTGTGTTTGGACAGAACATGTCGGATCGTGTCCTG AGTCCGCTGAAATGTGAGCCGTCAGCAGAGAGCAGCAGAGATCCCCCTGCCACCCCACCATGTGAGCCACCCTCACTGGACAGCAGCCCCGACAAAG ATACCAATGTGACAGAGTCTTTGGAGGAGTCGGCAGCAGCCTACACCAAAGCCACAGCCAAGAAGTGCTTGTTAGAGAAGGTAGAGGTCAGAACTGGAGAGGAGTCGGAGAGTAATGTACTACAG gTCCAATGCAAGTTGTTTGTTTTTGACAAAGCATCCCAGTCTTGggtggagagaggcagaggacTACTGAGGCTTAATGATATGGCCTCCACGGAGGAGGGATCGTTACAGTCCAGGCTAG TGATGAGGACCCAGGGCAGTTTGcgtctgatcctcaacaccaaGCTGTGGCCTCAAATGCAGACGGACAAAGCCAGCGAGAAGAGCGTCCGCATCACAGCCATGGACACTGAGGACCAGGGGGTCAAAGTCTTCCTCATATCG GCGAGCTCTAAGGACACGGGTCAGCTGTACGCAGCGCTGCATCACCGTATCCTGGCACTGCGGAGCCGCTCAGACCAGGAGCCAGAGCCCCGGGTCCCCATTCCAGACAGCCACATCCCTCACCCCCAGTCTAACGAGGAGGATAGTGATGATGACGAATCGCTCACACCCACTGCCAACATCACAG
- the LOC139540922 gene encoding ran-binding protein 3-like isoform X1 yields MADLANEEKPAIAPPVFVFQEDKAQKRSAEGSSAEDGEDSDKDESSYCPPAKRERTSSLTQFPPAHSVSKNNVFMPSSFCQSPTGNNSDSEPEEKTVGFRLKPPTLIHGQAPRAGVPSQKPKEQQRSVLRPAVLQAPPPSKSLTLTGLNSGTNGVNRSSEGLPVTQNNTENCDGSTDNMAKSQEKKSESDESRNGERTDPPVESTFVFGQNVKDRAKVEGSSEKKVCLSAESGETNYFLQYRSTPGLQEAENNTDDGAKFVFGQNMSDRVLSPLKCEPSAESSRDPPATPPCEPPSLDSSPDKDTNVTESLEESAAAYTKATAKKCLLEKVEVRTGEESESNVLQVQCKLFVFDKASQSWVERGRGLLRLNDMASTEEGSLQSRLVMRTQGSLRLILNTKLWPQMQTDKASEKSVRITAMDTEDQGVKVFLISASSKDTGQLYAALHHRILALRSRSDQEPEPRVPIPDSHIPHPQSNEEDSDDDESLTPTANITEGPEVQASGSGSS; encoded by the exons AGAAGCCTGCCATAgccccacctgtgtttgtgttcCAGGAAGATAAAGCACAGAAG AGATCAGCAGAAGGGTCCAGTGCTGAGGATGGAGAAg ACTCTGATAAAGATGAGAGTAGTTACTGTCCCCCGGCCAAGAGAGAAAGAACATCATCACTAACACAGTTCCCACCCGCACATTCAG TTTCTAAGAACAATGTGTTCATGCCATCCAGTTTCTGTCAGTCCCCGACAGGAAATAATTCAGATTCAGAACCTG AGGAGAAGACGGTTGGATTCCGCTTGAAGCCTCCCACCCTGATCCATGGACAGGCTCCTCGTGCAG GTGTCCCGAGCCAGAAGCCCAAGGAGCAGCAGCGCAGCGTACTACGACCCGCAGTACTGCAGGCCCCTCCGCCTAGCAAATCACTAACCCTGACCG GTTTGAACAGTGGTACGAATGGAGTGAACAGATCGTCCGAGGGTCTGCCAGTAACCCAGAACAACACAGAGAACTGTGATGGCTCCACAGACAATATGGCCAAGTCACAG GAGAAGAAAAGCGAGAGCGATGAGagcaggaatggagagagaacagatcctCCTGTGGAATCCACATTTGTATTTGGTCAGAATGTCAAAGACAGAGCCAAG GTTGAGGGAAGCAGTGAAAAGAAAGTCTGTCTGTCAGCAGAATCAGGGGAAACCAATTATTTCCTACAGTACAGAAGCACTCCCGG CTTACAGGAGGCTGAGAACAACACCGACGACGGTGCTAAGTTTGTGTTTGGACAGAACATGTCGGATCGTGTCCTG AGTCCGCTGAAATGTGAGCCGTCAGCAGAGAGCAGCAGAGATCCCCCTGCCACCCCACCATGTGAGCCACCCTCACTGGACAGCAGCCCCGACAAAG ATACCAATGTGACAGAGTCTTTGGAGGAGTCGGCAGCAGCCTACACCAAAGCCACAGCCAAGAAGTGCTTGTTAGAGAAGGTAGAGGTCAGAACTGGAGAGGAGTCGGAGAGTAATGTACTACAG gTCCAATGCAAGTTGTTTGTTTTTGACAAAGCATCCCAGTCTTGggtggagagaggcagaggacTACTGAGGCTTAATGATATGGCCTCCACGGAGGAGGGATCGTTACAGTCCAGGCTAG TGATGAGGACCCAGGGCAGTTTGcgtctgatcctcaacaccaaGCTGTGGCCTCAAATGCAGACGGACAAAGCCAGCGAGAAGAGCGTCCGCATCACAGCCATGGACACTGAGGACCAGGGGGTCAAAGTCTTCCTCATATCG GCGAGCTCTAAGGACACGGGTCAGCTGTACGCAGCGCTGCATCACCGTATCCTGGCACTGCGGAGCCGCTCAGACCAGGAGCCAGAGCCCCGGGTCCCCATTCCAGACAGCCACATCCCTCACCCCCAGTCTAACGAGGAGGATAGTGATGATGACGAATCGCTCACACCCACTGCCAACATCACAG